In Pseudobacter ginsenosidimutans, the following are encoded in one genomic region:
- a CDS encoding BamA/TamA family outer membrane protein — MKKLRLQTILFLLFAWPMAAGAQYALHIIPVDRDSTFIKDSLRLQSNFKDRHNCEEYVRKIPTILQQRGFPVVSVDSERYDSTEATIELYVGAALRWAYLNTDSIDKRILDAVAWNRKDYEYKRIDMLKVQELQDKILDHLENSGYPFAKVLLDSIGLQGEEFSARLRVEKGPMYKIDSIRNNGKANLSANYLQHYLGIMNGSLYQKKKLQLISQRLRELPFVEEERPWDLTLMGEGSILNVYLKPRKSSQVNVLIGLLPDNNNSGTAQSSKLLVTGEATVNLKNALGGGELIGLNWQQIQPKSPRLNLAFQQPYLFNSPFGMNAAFDLFKKDSSFINISFLVGAQYAVSTGNTGSVFIQNTRSNLLTVDTNVVKSEKRLPPEADVSAVNLGVNYEWYNTDYRFNPRKGTDLFISASAGTKKIRKNNVIVKLKDQGNPEFDYNSLYDTFQLNSYQFRVKAVASQYFKLTRVSTLKMAFNGGWFQSPDIFRNELFQIGGYKLLRGFDEESIYASSYAVGTSEYRYLLGQNSFLFAFIDFGWARSDSRNIKVNNTFLGTGIGMAFETKAGIFNISYAVGKRDDTKFNMRQAKIHLGYVNYF; from the coding sequence GTGAAAAAACTCCGTTTACAAACGATATTGTTCCTGCTTTTCGCCTGGCCCATGGCCGCAGGCGCACAATATGCGCTGCATATCATTCCTGTAGACCGGGACTCAACCTTTATCAAAGACAGCCTGAGACTGCAAAGCAATTTCAAAGACCGGCATAACTGCGAAGAGTACGTGCGAAAGATCCCCACCATCCTGCAACAGAGAGGATTTCCTGTTGTTTCGGTTGATAGTGAACGTTATGACTCAACCGAAGCAACCATCGAACTCTATGTAGGAGCTGCGCTCCGCTGGGCTTATCTTAATACAGACTCCATCGATAAACGCATCCTCGATGCCGTGGCATGGAACAGGAAGGATTATGAGTACAAACGGATAGATATGCTGAAAGTGCAGGAGCTGCAGGACAAAATCCTCGATCACCTGGAGAACAGCGGCTATCCATTTGCGAAAGTACTGCTTGACAGTATCGGTTTACAGGGAGAGGAATTCTCTGCCAGGCTGCGCGTGGAGAAAGGTCCCATGTACAAGATCGACAGCATCCGCAACAATGGCAAGGCCAATCTTTCCGCCAATTACCTCCAGCATTATCTGGGTATCATGAATGGCAGCCTGTACCAGAAAAAGAAACTGCAGCTGATCAGTCAGCGATTGCGGGAACTGCCATTTGTGGAAGAGGAGCGTCCATGGGACCTCACCCTGATGGGCGAAGGTTCTATCCTCAACGTATACCTGAAACCGAGAAAGAGCAGCCAGGTGAACGTGCTGATCGGTCTTCTTCCTGATAACAATAATAGCGGCACGGCACAAAGCAGCAAGTTACTGGTGACCGGGGAAGCTACCGTGAATCTTAAAAATGCATTGGGAGGAGGGGAGCTTATCGGCCTTAACTGGCAACAGATACAACCGAAATCGCCCAGGCTCAACCTCGCCTTTCAACAGCCCTATCTTTTCAATTCTCCATTTGGTATGAATGCGGCTTTCGATCTCTTCAAAAAAGATTCATCTTTCATCAATATCAGTTTTCTTGTGGGGGCGCAATATGCAGTATCTACCGGTAATACAGGATCTGTGTTCATCCAGAATACGCGCAGCAACCTGTTGACTGTAGACACCAATGTGGTGAAGAGTGAAAAAAGATTACCACCTGAAGCCGATGTAAGTGCCGTTAACCTTGGCGTGAACTATGAATGGTACAATACCGATTACCGTTTCAATCCGCGAAAAGGGACCGATCTCTTCATCAGCGCTTCCGCGGGTACCAAGAAGATCCGTAAGAACAACGTGATCGTAAAACTGAAAGACCAGGGTAATCCTGAATTCGATTACAATTCCCTCTACGATACATTCCAGTTGAACTCATACCAGTTCCGCGTGAAAGCTGTGGCCTCGCAATATTTCAAGCTTACGAGAGTGAGCACGCTGAAAATGGCCTTCAACGGTGGCTGGTTCCAGAGCCCGGATATCTTCCGGAATGAGCTGTTCCAGATCGGTGGCTATAAATTGTTGCGTGGTTTTGATGAAGAAAGCATTTACGCATCATCATATGCGGTAGGAACCTCAGAATACCGGTATCTGTTGGGACAGAATTCTTTTCTTTTTGCGTTTATTGATTTTGGATGGGCCAGGTCAGACAGCAGGAACATCAAGGTCAACAATACATTTTTGGGAACCGGCATTGGCATGGCATTCGAAACGAAAGCAGGCATTTTCAATATTTCCTATGCAGTAGGAAAGCGGGATGATACGAAATTCAACATGAGACAGGCCAAGATACATTTGGGATATGTGAATTATTTTTAG
- a CDS encoding DUF4271 domain-containing protein produces the protein MKKSLVLLSGILLIAVLSFAQSKGDTVVPSKDTDVNKPARAVRMDTGRKAVAPARKASDSLRRTTITDTSKRKQASVVTDTSKRQIARTDSSQIKKDTVPAVVIKASPQQLARISRFQDALRAHPYFNFFGRAIAMPELEKKREDKDSLFYFIAGLLLYYALVKVFFRKYVDNIMTLFFRVTMRQQQIRDQMLQTPLASLFLNLLFLVSGGMYMVFVGRYYGVKITDNDWLLLAYGAGLLVAVYLGKFILLKLAGWIFNISAATDTYIFIVFLVNKIIGILLLPVLVLMAFPYPAMFPVVLTLSYIMLALFFGYRFIISYKPIRNEIKVTRFHFFLYLCAFEIAPLLLIYKVLLVFVERSY, from the coding sequence GTGAAAAAAAGTTTAGTACTTCTATCCGGAATTTTATTGATCGCCGTACTGTCATTTGCTCAGTCAAAAGGCGATACAGTAGTACCTTCCAAAGACACTGACGTAAACAAACCTGCCCGTGCGGTAAGGATGGATACGGGCCGCAAGGCGGTTGCACCTGCGAGGAAAGCCTCCGATTCGCTTCGTCGTACTACCATCACCGATACCAGTAAGAGGAAGCAGGCTTCCGTTGTTACAGATACTTCAAAGAGACAGATTGCCAGGACAGACTCTTCTCAGATCAAAAAAGATACGGTTCCCGCCGTGGTGATCAAAGCCAGCCCTCAGCAACTGGCAAGGATCAGCCGGTTCCAGGATGCGTTGCGGGCTCATCCTTATTTCAATTTCTTTGGCAGGGCCATTGCAATGCCGGAATTGGAAAAGAAAAGGGAAGACAAGGATTCGCTTTTTTACTTCATCGCAGGTCTGTTGCTGTATTATGCTTTGGTTAAAGTTTTCTTCCGGAAATACGTGGACAATATCATGACCCTCTTCTTCCGTGTGACCATGCGTCAGCAGCAGATCCGGGATCAGATGTTGCAAACACCACTGGCTTCACTTTTCCTGAACCTTCTCTTCCTTGTGAGTGGCGGTATGTACATGGTGTTTGTTGGAAGATACTATGGAGTGAAGATTACAGACAATGACTGGCTGTTGCTTGCATATGGCGCAGGATTGTTGGTGGCAGTGTATTTGGGCAAGTTCATCCTGCTCAAGCTCGCCGGCTGGATCTTCAATATCAGCGCAGCTACCGATACATATATTTTCATCGTGTTCCTGGTGAACAAGATCATCGGTATTTTGCTGCTGCCGGTACTGGTGCTGATGGCTTTTCCATACCCTGCAATGTTCCCTGTAGTGCTCACACTCAGCTATATTATGCTGGCTCTTTTCTTTGGTTACAGGTTCATTATCAGCTACAAGCCGATCAGGAACGAAATTAAAGTAACTCGTTTCCATTTTTTTCTATACCTTTGCGCCTTCGAAATAGCACCCCTTTTGCTGATTTACAAGGTGTTATTGGTTTTTGTGGAAAGAAGTTATTAA
- a CDS encoding uroporphyrinogen-III synthase has translation MVKNGAKNVGDNTIRKILITQPRPETDKSPYFELAKKYSILLDFHPFIRLEGVPAKDFRKQKVEISNFSAVIFTSRNAIDHFFRICEEMKVNVSQDTKYFCITEAVALYLQKFILYRKRKVFYGADGTNKSMFDVINKHKENEKFIYPVSENQQDNEIVNWLKNNRCEFANPFMYRTISNDVKELFSKNNYDIICFFTPSGVKSLFDNFPKFEQNGTRIGAFGSNTSRAAEDAGLGVEIKAPQPQAPSMVAALEAYLSSALKKK, from the coding sequence ATGGTTAAGAACGGGGCTAAAAACGTTGGTGACAACACGATTAGGAAAATACTAATCACTCAACCCAGACCTGAAACCGATAAATCGCCGTATTTCGAGCTAGCGAAGAAATACAGCATTTTATTGGACTTTCATCCTTTTATCAGGCTGGAGGGCGTTCCTGCAAAAGATTTTCGGAAACAGAAAGTTGAAATCTCCAATTTCTCTGCTGTTATCTTCACCAGCCGAAACGCAATCGATCACTTTTTCAGAATTTGCGAAGAAATGAAAGTGAACGTATCCCAGGATACGAAGTACTTCTGCATTACTGAAGCTGTGGCATTGTACCTGCAGAAATTCATTCTCTACAGAAAACGTAAAGTGTTCTACGGCGCCGATGGCACCAACAAGAGCATGTTCGACGTGATCAACAAGCACAAGGAAAATGAGAAATTCATTTACCCTGTGTCTGAGAACCAGCAGGACAATGAGATCGTGAACTGGCTGAAGAACAATCGATGTGAATTTGCGAACCCCTTCATGTACCGCACTATCAGCAATGATGTGAAAGAACTCTTCAGCAAGAACAATTACGATATCATCTGCTTCTTCACTCCCAGCGGAGTGAAAAGTTTGTTCGATAATTTCCCCAAGTTTGAACAGAACGGTACCCGCATCGGCGCCTTCGGAAGCAACACTTCCCGGGCAGCGGAAGATGCAGGACTGGGCGTAGAGATCAAGGCCCCGCAACCACAGGCTCCTTCCATGGTTGCCGCGCTGGAAGCATACCTCAGCTCTGCGTTAAAGAAAAAATAG
- a CDS encoding NAD(P)H-dependent glycerol-3-phosphate dehydrogenase, producing the protein MRLGIIGSGSWATALAKILTDNKNPIGWWVRSEHIVTHIKHRRHNPSYLSSAYFDADLVDLSTDVNKVVSENEYIVIAVPSAYIIDTLEPLPKNAFEGKKVISAVKGIIPQSNLLLNDYLAQEFNVDISNYYTIMGPCHAEEVAAEKLSYLTFSGTDAVITEKIAARFHTEYLNTVVNTDVVGVQYAAILKNIYALGAGIAHGLEYGDNFLSVLIANCADEMAVFLKKVGIQRIEVGVHEGQDPVTHRKTPNYAASVYLGDLLVTCYSLFSRNRTFGNMIGKGYSVRSAQLEMNMVAEGYNAAKSIHLINKTVGAEMPIAESIYRILWENVKPSVGYKQIEQELV; encoded by the coding sequence ATGCGATTGGGAATCATCGGAAGCGGAAGCTGGGCTACTGCACTTGCCAAAATACTTACAGACAATAAGAACCCGATTGGCTGGTGGGTGCGCTCTGAGCATATCGTAACTCATATCAAACACCGCCGTCATAATCCGTCTTACCTGAGCAGCGCCTATTTTGATGCAGACCTGGTAGACCTCAGCACGGATGTAAACAAAGTTGTTTCAGAAAACGAATACATCGTTATTGCCGTACCATCGGCTTATATCATCGATACACTGGAGCCTTTGCCTAAGAATGCATTCGAAGGCAAAAAAGTGATCTCTGCCGTGAAAGGCATCATCCCACAAAGCAATTTGTTGTTGAACGATTACCTGGCGCAGGAATTCAACGTTGATATTTCAAATTATTACACCATCATGGGCCCCTGCCATGCAGAAGAAGTGGCGGCTGAAAAACTGAGCTATCTCACTTTCTCAGGAACAGATGCAGTGATAACCGAAAAGATCGCAGCCAGGTTCCATACGGAATATCTGAATACTGTAGTGAATACCGATGTGGTAGGCGTACAGTATGCAGCGATCCTGAAAAATATCTACGCACTGGGCGCAGGTATTGCGCACGGACTTGAATATGGCGATAATTTCTTAAGCGTACTGATCGCGAATTGTGCCGATGAAATGGCCGTGTTCCTCAAAAAAGTAGGTATCCAGCGAATTGAAGTGGGCGTACACGAAGGCCAGGACCCGGTTACGCACCGTAAAACACCCAACTACGCCGCTTCTGTATATCTCGGCGATCTGCTGGTAACCTGCTACTCATTGTTCAGCAGGAATCGTACCTTTGGTAATATGATCGGGAAAGGATATTCTGTTCGTTCAGCACAACTTGAAATGAACATGGTGGCGGAGGGTTACAATGCTGCCAAATCCATTCACCTGATCAACAAAACTGTAGGTGCAGAGATGCCGATTGCAGAATCGATTTACAGGATCCTTTGGGAAAATGTTAAACCTTCGGTTGGATACAAACAAATTGAACAAGAACTCGTCTAA
- the hemW gene encoding radical SAM family heme chaperone HemW — translation MAGIYIHIPFCRQACHYCNFHFSTSRGLENEFLNSLLAEIPLQQGFLAGETVETVYFGGGTPSLLDAESLNMILRALRENFSIHPNAEFTLEANPDDINRVSLQSWKDAGINRLSIGIQSFYEEDLRWMNRAHTATQAIDNLKLALEFFPNITIDLIYGSPGLTDEKWASNVQRVIEMGIPHISCYALTVEPKTALESMIRTHKREPVVPEDQARQFIQLMEWLKAAGYDHYEISNFALPGKRSKHNSAYWEGKKYLGLGPSAHSYDGANRQWNIANNALYIQALKNGTVPFEQETLTPVQRLNEYIMTSLRTMEGMSLEIVKRLSDASTASQLRKFSERLIREGLMNEVDDHLILTQQGKLFADGIAADLFRDEPE, via the coding sequence ATGGCAGGCATCTACATACATATTCCTTTTTGCAGGCAGGCCTGTCATTATTGCAACTTCCATTTTTCCACCAGCAGGGGATTGGAAAACGAATTCCTGAACAGTTTATTGGCTGAGATCCCGCTACAGCAGGGATTTCTGGCGGGTGAAACGGTGGAAACGGTCTACTTCGGTGGTGGTACTCCTTCCTTGTTGGATGCAGAAAGCCTCAACATGATCCTTAGGGCGCTGCGCGAAAATTTTTCCATCCATCCCAACGCTGAATTTACGCTGGAAGCCAATCCGGATGATATCAACCGCGTCAGCCTTCAATCCTGGAAAGATGCCGGCATCAACCGCCTGAGCATCGGCATCCAGAGTTTTTATGAAGAAGATCTTCGATGGATGAACCGTGCACATACCGCAACGCAGGCGATCGATAATCTCAAGCTGGCATTGGAATTCTTTCCCAATATCACCATCGATCTCATCTATGGCAGCCCCGGCCTTACGGATGAAAAATGGGCTTCCAATGTACAAAGGGTGATCGAAATGGGCATCCCGCATATCTCCTGTTATGCACTCACAGTGGAACCGAAGACTGCTCTGGAAAGCATGATCCGCACACACAAACGCGAACCGGTGGTTCCTGAAGACCAGGCCCGGCAATTCATTCAGCTGATGGAATGGTTGAAGGCTGCCGGTTATGATCATTACGAAATTTCCAATTTCGCCCTGCCTGGCAAGCGCAGCAAACACAACAGCGCGTACTGGGAAGGCAAAAAATATCTCGGGCTCGGGCCTTCGGCACATTCCTATGATGGCGCCAACCGGCAATGGAATATCGCCAACAATGCCCTTTATATCCAGGCATTGAAAAATGGAACTGTTCCATTCGAACAGGAAACGCTCACGCCAGTGCAAAGATTGAATGAATATATCATGACCTCCCTCCGAACTATGGAAGGAATGAGCCTTGAAATTGTAAAAAGACTGAGTGATGCCAGCACAGCTTCACAGCTACGTAAATTCAGTGAAAGATTGATCCGCGAAGGATTGATGAATGAAGTTGATGATCATCTGATCTTAACCCAACAGGGCAAACTCTTTGCGGATGGCATTGCTGCCGATCTGTTCAGGGACGAACCGGAGTAG
- the porK gene encoding T9SS ring complex lipoprotein PorK/GldK, translating into MKNLSVLTALGVMVIATGCGKSGKSKGLPNDGQLHGVAPANANNLTKPLGMVYIPPGTFHMGPSDEDINFNYTSRNKQVSISGFWMDATEITNNEYRQFVNWVRDSTAAVRLQYGKEVDGVFVVDWKKASTIKYNDKATIEKIDQMILTPENRIFGKKEIDPDKIVYHSETFDLKEAAKRENKGVPRSKFIVKKDIKVYPDTLIWIRDFSYSYNEPMTKRYFSHPAFGNYPVVGVNWNQATAFCEWRTHYLNSFLESKKRATESDFRLPTEAEWEYAARGGRSQSMFPWGNYYLRNKQGCLLANFKPGRGNYPEDGAFYTARADAYWPNDFGLYCMSGNVAEWTSSLYYEGAYNFQHDMNPDIRFNAQDSDPPRMKRKVIRGGSWKDVGYFLQTSARNYEYMDTAKAYIGFRCVIDLPASQKKR; encoded by the coding sequence ATGAAAAACCTATCCGTTTTGACAGCCCTGGGGGTGATGGTCATTGCCACCGGTTGCGGCAAGAGCGGAAAGTCAAAAGGACTGCCCAATGACGGCCAGCTTCATGGTGTTGCTCCGGCTAATGCCAACAACCTGACTAAGCCGCTCGGAATGGTTTATATCCCACCTGGAACCTTCCATATGGGTCCCTCTGATGAGGACATCAACTTCAACTACACTTCTAGAAATAAGCAGGTTTCAATCAGTGGCTTCTGGATGGATGCCACCGAGATCACCAACAACGAGTACCGTCAGTTCGTGAACTGGGTACGCGACTCTACTGCTGCCGTAAGACTGCAATACGGTAAGGAAGTGGATGGTGTTTTTGTGGTTGACTGGAAAAAAGCTTCCACCATCAAGTATAATGATAAAGCTACTATCGAGAAGATCGACCAGATGATCCTTACTCCTGAGAACAGGATCTTCGGAAAGAAAGAGATCGATCCGGATAAGATCGTTTATCATTCTGAAACCTTCGATCTGAAGGAAGCAGCCAAACGTGAGAACAAAGGTGTTCCCCGCAGCAAATTCATCGTAAAGAAAGATATCAAGGTTTATCCCGATACATTGATCTGGATCCGCGACTTCAGCTACTCCTACAATGAGCCGATGACCAAACGTTACTTCTCACACCCTGCCTTCGGTAATTATCCTGTGGTAGGTGTGAACTGGAACCAGGCCACTGCTTTCTGCGAATGGAGAACGCATTATCTGAACTCCTTCCTGGAGTCCAAGAAGAGAGCTACAGAGTCTGACTTCCGTCTGCCTACAGAAGCAGAGTGGGAATATGCAGCCCGTGGCGGTCGCTCACAATCAATGTTCCCCTGGGGTAACTATTACCTCCGTAACAAACAGGGTTGTCTCCTGGCCAACTTCAAACCCGGCCGTGGTAACTATCCTGAGGATGGAGCTTTCTACACAGCGCGTGCCGATGCTTACTGGCCTAACGATTTCGGTCTGTACTGCATGTCAGGTAACGTAGCCGAATGGACTTCTTCCCTGTATTACGAGGGTGCATATAATTTCCAACATGACATGAATCCTGATATCCGCTTCAATGCGCAGGATTCTGACCCTCCCAGAATGAAGCGTAAGGTGATCCGTGGCGGCAGCTGGAAAGATGTAGGTTACTTCCTCCAGACAAGCGCCAGGAACTATGAGTACATGGATACTGCTAAAGCTTATATTGGCTTCCGTTGCGTGATTGATTTACCAGCTTCGCAGAAGAAACGTTAA
- a CDS encoding efflux RND transporter periplasmic adaptor subunit, producing MKKKTLWIIIIGIIVIIALLALSSVFKKDEGLKVAVEKVEARTIIESVNASGKVYPETEVKVSPDISGEIVELNYEEGDSVRKGAVLARIYADIYSTQRNQAAASVDMERANVENTRAQLPGLRSAVELAQRAYDRQKQLVAEKVISASEFEQAENSLRSAQANYNAALQNVKRGEASIQGAQANLAKADKDLGRTAVVAPRDGVISLMSVKRGERVVGAGMMAGTEMMRIADMSVIEVQVDVSENDIPKVKLGDSALVEVDAYTNRKFKGLVTKIASSNTTAASTTTTATSNDVTNYKVHIRLLADSYGDLTANGSRFPFRPGMNASADIQTTTKNNVISAAINAVTTRKKGSDDVANDKKEDKKDEEGLQETVKAGLTSDLDEVVYVLQKDNSVKKVKVTTGIQDMNHIEILSGLKAGDSVITAPYNVVSKILKTGTKVKVVPADKLFEAKK from the coding sequence ATGAAGAAGAAAACCTTGTGGATAATCATTATCGGGATCATCGTGATCATTGCATTGCTCGCATTGAGCAGCGTTTTCAAAAAAGATGAAGGCCTTAAAGTGGCTGTAGAAAAAGTGGAGGCGAGGACCATCATCGAATCTGTGAACGCGAGTGGAAAAGTGTATCCCGAAACTGAAGTGAAAGTGAGCCCGGACATTTCCGGTGAGATTGTGGAACTGAACTATGAAGAAGGCGACAGTGTTCGTAAGGGAGCCGTACTGGCACGGATTTACGCAGATATCTATTCTACACAACGCAATCAGGCAGCCGCTTCCGTTGATATGGAGCGCGCCAACGTTGAAAATACACGCGCACAATTGCCTGGCCTGAGATCCGCTGTGGAACTGGCTCAGCGCGCTTACGACCGTCAAAAGCAACTGGTGGCGGAGAAAGTGATCTCTGCTTCAGAATTCGAACAGGCAGAAAACAGCCTGCGTTCCGCACAGGCGAATTACAATGCAGCCCTCCAGAACGTGAAGAGGGGAGAAGCCAGCATCCAGGGCGCACAGGCTAACCTGGCCAAAGCTGATAAGGACCTCGGCCGTACTGCGGTTGTTGCTCCCCGTGATGGCGTTATTTCTCTTATGAGCGTGAAGAGAGGCGAGCGCGTAGTGGGCGCCGGTATGATGGCCGGTACTGAAATGATGCGCATCGCAGACATGAGCGTGATTGAAGTACAGGTAGACGTGAGTGAGAACGATATCCCAAAAGTGAAACTCGGAGACTCCGCCCTCGTGGAAGTGGATGCCTACACCAACCGAAAATTCAAAGGACTTGTTACCAAGATCGCCAGCAGTAATACCACTGCAGCATCAACCACCACCACCGCTACCAGCAACGACGTTACCAACTACAAAGTGCATATCCGCCTCCTGGCCGATTCTTATGGCGACCTCACCGCCAATGGATCCCGCTTCCCTTTCCGCCCGGGAATGAACGCCAGCGCCGATATTCAGACCACAACCAAGAACAATGTGATCTCTGCTGCTATCAATGCAGTAACCACGCGCAAAAAAGGCAGCGATGATGTGGCGAACGATAAAAAAGAAGACAAGAAAGATGAAGAAGGTCTCCAGGAAACTGTGAAAGCCGGTCTTACCAGCGATCTGGATGAAGTGGTATACGTACTGCAAAAAGACAATTCAGTAAAGAAAGTAAAAGTGACAACAGGCATCCAGGACATGAACCATATCGAGATCCTTTCCGGCCTGAAAGCAGGCGACTCCGTGATTACAGCACCATACAATGTGGTGAGCAAGATCCTGAAAACGGGAACCAAGGTAAAAGTGGTACCGGCTGATAAGTTGTTTGAAGCAAAGAAGTAA
- a CDS encoding thioredoxin domain-containing protein, which translates to MATFTNRLAKESSPYLLQHAHNPVDWFPWGTEALEKAKREDKPILVSIGYAACHWCHVMEHESFEDETTAALMNEHFVNIKIDREERPDLDHIYMDAVQAMTGSGGWPLNVFLTPDAKPFYGGTYYPPKQVYNRPSWTEVLNGVSNAFREKRADIDAQAEQLTQHLISSNGFGLTNQAVDIAPDSLFAKEKVNEMFTNIMKQADRADGGFGKAPKFPQTFTIRFLLHYHHRTRNAEALQQATLSLDKMIDGGIYDQLGGGFARYSTDAEWLAPHFEKMLYDNALLVITLCEAYQITGKARYKRVIEQTLAFVAREWLSPENGFYAALDADSEGVEGKFYVWSKEETDLLLGEDAELFNEVYDVTPHGNWEHTNILRIKESPADIADAWEITEDELWQRMEKASAKLLKHRETRVRPALDDKQILGWNAMMNIAFSKAYAILGNKEYLQTAEANMGFLLKVFRALDGSFHHTYKEGVAKYPAFLDDYACLMEALIQLQEVTGNKAYLEEAKKLLEHVLDKFSEEETGFFFYTPSGQADIIVRKKEVYDGAVPSGNAVMASNLYYLGMVFDEGTWKERAAAMCAGLLQAVTRYPTSFGVWATLIQAFSYGIPEIVIVGGNFATLREEFLKTFIPFRIFQSSHQADEQFPLLSGKPDYPETLIFLCKNYACNAPVTQLNALIKQLDHV; encoded by the coding sequence ATGGCCACATTCACCAATCGCCTGGCAAAAGAGAGCAGCCCGTATTTATTGCAACATGCCCATAATCCGGTGGACTGGTTCCCATGGGGAACCGAAGCATTGGAAAAAGCAAAAAGAGAAGACAAACCCATCCTGGTCAGTATCGGCTACGCAGCCTGTCACTGGTGCCATGTGATGGAGCACGAGAGCTTTGAAGATGAAACCACAGCAGCGCTCATGAACGAGCATTTCGTCAACATCAAGATAGACCGTGAAGAAAGGCCGGACCTGGATCATATCTACATGGATGCCGTGCAGGCCATGACCGGCTCCGGAGGCTGGCCGCTGAATGTTTTTTTGACGCCTGATGCCAAACCATTTTACGGCGGTACTTATTATCCGCCCAAACAGGTATACAACAGACCTTCCTGGACCGAAGTGCTTAACGGCGTGTCCAACGCCTTCCGCGAGAAGCGTGCAGATATCGATGCACAGGCGGAACAACTCACTCAACATCTTATTTCCTCCAATGGTTTCGGATTGACCAACCAGGCCGTGGACATCGCTCCCGATTCTCTTTTCGCGAAAGAGAAAGTGAATGAGATGTTTACGAATATCATGAAGCAGGCCGACCGTGCAGACGGCGGATTTGGCAAGGCTCCGAAATTTCCGCAGACCTTCACTATCCGGTTCCTGCTCCACTATCATCACCGGACCAGAAATGCTGAGGCCCTTCAACAGGCCACGCTCAGTCTGGATAAAATGATCGATGGCGGAATATACGACCAGCTTGGCGGAGGATTTGCACGGTACTCTACCGATGCCGAATGGCTGGCGCCCCACTTCGAAAAAATGTTATACGATAATGCCCTCCTGGTGATCACTCTCTGCGAAGCTTACCAGATCACCGGAAAGGCCCGTTATAAGCGCGTTATCGAACAAACGTTAGCTTTTGTTGCCAGGGAGTGGTTATCGCCTGAAAACGGATTTTATGCGGCCCTGGATGCAGACAGCGAAGGCGTGGAGGGAAAGTTCTATGTGTGGAGTAAGGAAGAAACCGATCTGCTCCTGGGAGAAGATGCGGAACTTTTCAACGAAGTATATGATGTAACGCCTCACGGAAATTGGGAGCATACAAATATTTTGCGCATCAAAGAAAGCCCGGCCGATATTGCCGATGCCTGGGAGATCACAGAAGATGAGCTTTGGCAAAGAATGGAAAAAGCGTCGGCAAAATTGTTGAAACATCGCGAAACCCGTGTCCGGCCCGCATTGGACGATAAACAGATCTTAGGCTGGAACGCGATGATGAATATCGCTTTCAGTAAGGCATATGCTATATTGGGAAATAAAGAATACCTGCAGACCGCAGAAGCGAATATGGGTTTCCTGCTTAAAGTATTCCGGGCATTGGATGGTAGTTTTCATCATACGTATAAGGAAGGAGTTGCGAAGTATCCTGCCTTCCTCGACGACTATGCATGCCTGATGGAAGCGCTCATCCAGTTGCAGGAAGTGACCGGTAACAAAGCGTATCTGGAAGAGGCAAAGAAATTGCTGGAACATGTACTGGACAAGTTCAGTGAAGAAGAAACAGGATTTTTCTTTTATACACCCAGCGGTCAGGCAGATATTATCGTACGTAAGAAGGAAGTCTATGATGGTGCGGTTCCTTCCGGCAATGCAGTAATGGCATCCAACCTTTATTACCTCGGAATGGTTTTCGATGAAGGAACATGGAAAGAGCGGGCAGCTGCGATGTGCGCGGGATTGCTACAGGCAGTAACGCGGTATCCAACATCGTTTGGAGTTTGGGCAACCCTGATTCAGGCATTCTCGTACGGAATTCCTGAGATAGTGATTGTTGGCGGGAATTTTGCTACGCTTCGTGAGGAATTTTTGAAAACCTTTATCCCCTTCCGTATCTTTCAGTCCTCACACCAGGCTGATGAACAATTCCCCCTATTGTCCGGCAAACCTGATTACCCAGAAACCCTGATCTTCCTATGTAAAAATTATGCTTGCAATGCACCTGTTACACAGCTTAATGCATTGATTAAGCAGCTTGATCATGTGTAA